The following coding sequences are from one Candidatus Zixiibacteriota bacterium window:
- the apgM gene encoding 2,3-bisphosphoglycerate-independent phosphoglycerate mutase, whose translation MVKRVVLLVCDGLADRPIKEFGYKSPLEAARTPHLDRLAKESVCGMVHTLGRGRVPGSDVAHLEIFGYPIEKYYAGRGPIEVCGLGMKLQGGDVALRGNFATVDKDWNIVDRRAGRINHVAPLCAAIDGIEIDGVKFLVHPGTGHRAGVIMRGEGLSDKIIDADPHGPGEPVRTVTATDASPEARRTAEVLNRFLRKSYEALGGLDLNRQRAKEGKLPANILLVRGAGQHIHAPSFSERYGLKACAIAGGGLYKGVGSFVGMDVVEVPGATGLPDTDIAAKFRAVLAKLAEYDFVFVHVKAADSLGEDGNAPGKKDFVEKIDAAAKILAEGLPEDVLLVATADHTTPCEMKAHAADPVPIMFRGNNVRVDGVAAFGERACAQGGLGFMLGREIMPQVVNFLGKGHLEGA comes from the coding sequence ATGGTCAAGAGAGTGGTGCTGCTCGTGTGCGACGGTCTGGCGGATCGTCCCATTAAGGAGTTCGGATACAAGAGCCCTCTGGAGGCGGCCCGGACGCCGCACCTGGACCGGCTGGCGAAAGAGTCGGTGTGCGGGATGGTCCACACGCTCGGGCGCGGGCGGGTGCCGGGATCGGACGTGGCGCACCTGGAGATTTTCGGTTACCCGATCGAGAAGTACTATGCCGGGCGGGGGCCGATCGAGGTGTGCGGGCTGGGCATGAAACTCCAGGGGGGAGACGTGGCGCTGCGGGGGAATTTTGCGACGGTCGACAAGGACTGGAATATCGTGGATCGCCGCGCCGGACGGATCAACCACGTGGCGCCGCTGTGCGCGGCGATCGACGGGATTGAGATCGACGGCGTGAAGTTCCTGGTGCATCCGGGAACAGGCCACCGGGCCGGAGTGATCATGCGGGGCGAGGGGCTGTCGGATAAGATTATCGACGCCGACCCGCACGGGCCGGGCGAGCCGGTGCGCACGGTGACCGCAACCGACGCCAGCCCGGAGGCCCGGCGGACGGCCGAGGTGCTCAACAGGTTCCTCCGTAAATCGTACGAGGCGCTCGGCGGACTGGACCTCAACCGGCAGCGCGCGAAGGAGGGGAAGCTCCCGGCCAACATCCTCCTCGTGCGCGGCGCGGGGCAGCACATCCACGCCCCGAGTTTCTCCGAACGTTACGGTCTTAAAGCCTGCGCGATCGCCGGCGGCGGGCTGTACAAGGGTGTCGGGTCGTTTGTCGGGATGGATGTCGTCGAGGTGCCGGGGGCGACCGGGCTGCCGGACACGGATATCGCGGCCAAGTTTCGCGCGGTCCTGGCCAAGCTCGCCGAGTATGATTTCGTGTTCGTGCACGTGAAGGCGGCCGATTCGCTCGGCGAGGACGGCAACGCGCCGGGGAAGAAAGATTTTGTCGAGAAGATCGACGCGGCGGCGAAGATCCTCGCGGAGGGCCTGCCGGAGGACGTGCTGCTGGTGGCGACGGCCGACCACACCACGCCGTGCGAGATGAAGGCCCACGCGGCGGACCCGGTGCCGATCATGTTTCGCGGAAACAACGTCCGGGTCGACGGCGTCGCGGCCTTCGGCGAACGGGCCTGCGCCCAAGGGGGACTGGGTTTCATGCTCGGGCGGGAAATCATGCCGCAGGTGGTCAATTTCCTCGGCAAAGGACACCTCGAAGGAGCCTGA
- a CDS encoding phosphoribosylformylglycinamidine cyclo-ligase → MTAKTPKKKLTYADAGVDIAAGDEAVARIKALARGTFNAQVLSEIGAFGGFFRPDFQGMTAPVLVASADGVGTKLKLAFMTGKHDTVGEDLVNHCVNDILVHGARALFFLDYIAVARLEPHVVADIVAGLARGCRNAGAALIGGETAELPDFYAPGEYDLAGFIVGAVEEARIINGASIRPGMVCLGLPSSGLHTNGFSLARKAAFEIAGRRPGDRIEELGTTVAEALLAVHKSYAPVVHPLLPQFPIHGMAHITGGGLPGNLNRVLPKDCDAWVRKGSWPVPPVFDWLGRAGDLDREDMYSAFNMGIGFVVVVEAEQADQVVRTIERLGEKAYRIGEIRKGEGKVRLTD, encoded by the coding sequence ATGACAGCGAAGACACCCAAGAAAAAACTGACCTACGCGGACGCGGGCGTGGACATTGCGGCCGGGGACGAAGCGGTGGCGCGGATCAAGGCGCTGGCGCGCGGGACGTTCAACGCACAGGTGCTGAGCGAAATCGGCGCATTCGGGGGATTCTTCCGCCCCGACTTCCAGGGAATGACCGCGCCGGTGCTGGTCGCGTCGGCCGACGGCGTGGGGACCAAGCTGAAACTCGCGTTCATGACCGGGAAACATGACACGGTCGGCGAGGATCTGGTCAATCACTGCGTCAACGATATCCTCGTCCATGGGGCGCGGGCGCTGTTCTTTCTCGACTACATCGCCGTGGCGCGTCTCGAGCCGCACGTGGTTGCCGATATCGTGGCCGGCCTGGCGCGGGGCTGCCGCAACGCCGGGGCGGCGCTGATCGGCGGGGAAACGGCGGAGCTGCCGGATTTCTACGCGCCGGGGGAGTACGACCTCGCCGGGTTCATCGTCGGCGCCGTCGAGGAGGCGAGGATCATCAACGGCGCCTCCATTCGGCCGGGGATGGTTTGTCTCGGGCTCCCCTCGAGCGGCCTGCACACCAACGGGTTCAGCCTCGCCCGCAAGGCGGCGTTTGAGATCGCCGGGCGCCGCCCGGGCGACCGGATCGAGGAGCTGGGGACCACCGTGGCGGAAGCGCTCCTGGCCGTGCACAAATCGTACGCGCCGGTCGTGCACCCGCTGCTGCCCCAGTTCCCTATTCACGGCATGGCCCACATCACCGGGGGCGGCCTGCCGGGGAATCTCAACCGCGTCCTGCCGAAAGACTGCGATGCCTGGGTGCGGAAAGGTTCCTGGCCGGTGCCGCCGGTGTTCGACTGGCTGGGCAGAGCAGGCGACCTCGACCGGGAGGACATGTACTCGGCCTTCAATATGGGGATCGGGTTCGTCGTCGTGGTGGAGGCGGAGCAGGCGGACCAAGTCGTACGCACGATCGAGCGGTTGGGAGAGAAAGCCTACCGGATCGGGGAGATCCGAAAGGGGGAGGGGAAGGTGAGGCTCACTGACTGA